A genomic region of Arachis hypogaea cultivar Tifrunner chromosome 5, arahy.Tifrunner.gnm2.J5K5, whole genome shotgun sequence contains the following coding sequences:
- the LOC140173237 gene encoding uncharacterized protein, translating to MADSKEFVRKCVKCQENANFHKAPATELSLLTTSRPFSQWGVDLLGPFPLGPGQVAIDYYTKWIESEPLASISSSNCRKFMWRQVITRFGIPETVVSDNGTCLGRRTRLVFWSCRTTEQSSTRETPFRLTYGLDAVIPVEVGEPSPRLLLKGLEEAMEKDLVEETREMAHLSETALKQRMAMRYNAKILKREFERNDLVLRRNDIVLPAPGEGKLAAKWEGPYRIKEGIGKGAYKLEKLNGKEIPRTWNADNLRRFYS from the exons ATGGCAGATTCTAAAGAATTCGTGAGGAAATGCGTTAAGTGTCAAgagaacgccaacttccacaaagcaCCAGCTACGGAACTAAGTCTGTTAACGACCTCCCGACCTTTCtcgcaatggggagtcgacctcttgggtCCTTTCCCACTCGGTCCGGGGCAGGTcgccatcgactactacaccaagtGGATAGAGTCCGAGCcactggccagcatatcctcTTCCAACTgcaggaagttcatgtggaggcaagtAATAACCCGGTTCGGCATTCCGGAAACCGTCGTCTCAGACAACGGAAC GTGCTTGGGCCGACGAACTCGCCTCGTCTTCTGGTCCTGCCGGACAACCGAGCAGTCATCCACTagagaaacacctttccgactaaCGTACGGGTTAGATGCAGTAATACCTGTGGAAGTCGGTGAGCCGAGCCCGCGGCTACTCCTGAAGGGATTAGAGGAAGCTATGGAAAAGGATCTTGTGGAAGAAACAAGGGAGATGGCCCACTTGTCGGAAACAGCACTCAAGCAAAGGATGGCCATGCGATACAATGCCAAAATACTCAAAAGAGAATTTGAACGGAACGACCTCGTCCTAAGACGCAATGACATCGTCCTACCGGCCCCTGGAGAAGGCAAACTAGCGGcaaaatgggaaggtccctacagaattAAAGAGGGGATCGGCAAGGGCGCCTATAAGTTGGAAAAGCTCAATGGCAAGGAGATCCCGAGAACATGGAATGCGGACAACTTGAGGAGGTTTTATTCCTAA
- the LOC112801918 gene encoding serine/threonine-protein kinase STY13 produces MGSGNEVHSVGEFNLDAKWLIDPKQLFVGPKIGEGAHAKVYEGKYKNQNVAVKIINKGETPEEISRREARFGREVAMLSKVQHKNLVKFIGACKEPVMVIVTELLLGGTLRKYLLSMRPNCLDMRVAVGFALDIARAMECLHSHGIIHRDLKPDNLILTGDHKTVKLADFGLAREESLTEMMTAETGTYRWMAPELYSTVTLRQGEKKHYNHKVDAYSFAIVLWELIHNKLPFEGMSNLQAAYAAAFKNTRPSADDLPEDLAMIVTSCWKEDPNDRPNFTQIIQMLLRYLSTISPQEPVVPQRMNSSENAVLPPESPGTSALMSRRDDSGEIPKAGMEDRPKGFFFCFNQCY; encoded by the exons atgggATCTGGTAATGAAGTTCATTCTGTTGGAGAGTTCAATTTAGATGCCAAGTGGCTTATAGATCCCAAGCAACTCTTTGTTGGCCCAAAAATTGGGGAAGGTGCTCATGCCAAGGTCTATGAGGGAAA GTATAAAAATCAGAATGTTGCTGTTAAGATTATCAACAAAGGAGAAACCCCAGAAGAGATTTCGAGGAGGGAAGCTCGGTTCGGAAGAGAGGTAGCCATGCTATCGAAAGTTCAACACAAGAATCTGGTTAAG TTTATTGGGGCCTGCAAAGAACCTGTTATGGTTATAGTAACTGAACTTCTATTAGGTGGAACGCTGCGCAAATATCTCTTGAGCATGCGGCCAAACTGCTTGGATATGCGTGTGGCAGTTGGATTTGCTCTTGATATTGCTCGAGCAATGGAATGTTTACACTCCCATGGGATCATTCATCGGGACCTTAAACCGG ATAATTTGATCTTAACAGGAGATCATAAAACAGTTAAACTTGCTGATTTCGGTCTGGCCAGAGAAGAGTCTTTAACGGAGATGATGACTGCGGAAACTGGGACATACCGTTGGATGGCTCCAGAA CTTTATAGCACCGTCACTCTGCGACAAGGCGAGAAGAAACATTACAACCATAAGGTTGATGCTTACAGCTTCGCGATTGTGTTGTGGGAGCTGATCCATAATAAGTTGCCATTTGAAGGCATGTCTAATTTACAGGCCGCATACGCGGCTGCTTTTAAG AACACAAGGCCTAGTGCTGATGACCTTCCTGAGGATTTAGCCATGATTGTAACTTCATGTTGGAAGGAGGATCCAAATGACCGACCGAATTTCACGCAAATCATACAGATGCTTCTCCGATATCTCTCCACCATTTCTCCACAAGAGCCGGTTGTTCCTCAGCGGATGAATTCATCGGAGAATGCCGTATTGCCACCGGAGTCCCCCGGCACAAGCGCTTTGATGTCTAGGAGAGATGACTCCGGGGAAATCCCGAAAGCCGGTATGGAAGACAGACCTAAAGGGTTTTTCTTCTGCTTTAACCAGTGTTACTGA